A single genomic interval of Ischnura elegans chromosome 3, ioIscEleg1.1, whole genome shotgun sequence harbors:
- the LOC124155656 gene encoding putative defense protein translates to MRSFVFLTVAALCCFAAASAFSAGRPSGKLNPNHVPSSACVDMVPVHNDSTPSTDLSPYTLTVSSTLASPGDVIQVYASGFDGALFKGLYMQARVVGADVNDAVGKFTSENEGRNPAVRRSTCPPGENNAISYISRTGIPSITLDWKVPEDVPTEGYSIFFRATILESFSRFWTNVDSPPIAIRA, encoded by the exons ATGAGGTCCTTCGTGTTTTTAACGGTCGCGGCTCTGTGCTGCTTCGCTGCTGCATCAGCCTTCTCTGCAGGACGCCCTTCGGGGAAGCTTAATCCCAACCACGTACCCTCGAGTGCCTGCGTGGATATGGTCCCCGTCCACAACGACTCAACGCCATCCACCGATCTGTCTCCATACACACTCACCGTGTCCTCGACGCTGGCCTCTCCGGGAGACGTCATCCAAG TTTATGCGTCTGGATTTGACGGAGCGCTATTCAAAGGACTGTATATGCAGGCGAGAGTGGTAGGTGCCGATGTGAATGATGCTGTGGGAAAATTTACATCGGAGAATGAGGGAAGGAATCCGGCCGTGAGGAGATCCACTTGCCCGCCGGGAGAAAAC AATGCCATCAGCTACATCTCCCGCACAGGAATACCGAGCATCACACTTGATTGGAAAGTCCCTGAAGATGTACCCACTGAAGGTTACAGTATCTTCTTCAG GGCTACGATTCTTGAATCCTTTTCAAGGTTTTGGACCAATGTGGATTCACCTCCGATAGCGATTCGG GCCTAA